A single Anopheles maculipalpis chromosome 3RL, idAnoMacuDA_375_x, whole genome shotgun sequence DNA region contains:
- the LOC126561647 gene encoding protein ECT2 — protein MSVSTSPSTPEMTRICLVGPAAQDAATLAAAQSLKLPTVTSDTGAEYIGDDDSISTVFVLNDFEGPVYDAIYKAKQRILGPPALQQAVRFSEGLVWNNRPIYNYCMRGVITCFTGIRKKDELTHLVHLIHSMGGSIRKGMDTKVTHLICNSSGGEKYRYAMTFRLAIIRPNWVLEAWKNRHDPNFSATVETFTKLHRLKAFEGQKVCFFGFPEEEQQHMIDVLKTNGGIPTDLEDPECSHVVVDEHVVQAKPETKNKNTHIVKADWFWYTIQAGYANEIDYLFADYLESIAHTPAVDRRDSLPVSFNKRKRKRLSQRTPADGSSTPLGVGKRRSSVSDAGLLSVSGSFLDCTTSPDKHESSSSKKNVIPEATKPSNDAPSKTQSMRHNHFMDFFHTESNYVGILDTIVKLFKEPLEEMVETENPLLNKSELRSIFGNFLPIHDVHKRMLDRLKAIHGCWTEDVLIGQIVLDHRDDLLKAYPPYVNFFEQMKETLVQCDASNPRFHAFLKINQAKPECGRQSLQDLMIRPVQRLPSISLLLNDILKHTGKTNPDHKKLDDALKAIKEVMTYINEDKRKTEGQMAMFDIFNDIDNCPPHLVSSHRSFVSRCEVTELSDNLSGRGDPLVLFLFSDTLEVCKKRSRVFNNVKSPNTNTLNLTRSSCATTKPYKHVKLMPLSTVQLVVNVVDSPRAFMLNCRDLSQNAKDRQYSFNMADEEQDKLIYLKSLSKQMAENACRTDAGHFLINSTSDEVDIDVSDINVGTLSKAFKIASKTRMKVGRVFSFNKTPSKLKRTVSTLMPSPFGSTQSLTPASQLAQMKLAS, from the exons ATGTCGGTATCAACGTCACCATCAACGCCGGAAATGACTCGGATCTGCCTGGTGGGTCCGGCCGCGCAGGATGCGGCAACGCTGGCGGCGGCCCAAAGCCTCAAACTACCGACTGTGACTTCCGACACCGGTGCCGAGTACATCGGGGATGATGACAGCATCAGTACGGTGTTCGTGCTGAACGACTTCGAAGGCCCAGTTTACGACGCGATCTATAAAGCCAAGCAAAG AATACTTGGTCCACCGGCCTTACAGCAGGCTGTAAGATTTAGTGAAGGATTAGTGTGGAACAATCGGCCCATTTACAACTACTGCATGCGTGGCGTCATTACATGCTTCACCGGTATCCGTAAGAAAGATGAGCTG ACCCATCTGGTACATTTGATCCATTCAATGGGAGGTTCCATAAGAAAGGGAATGGACACGAAAGTTACTCACCTGATCTGCAACTCAAGTGGTGGAGAAAAATATCG TTACGCAATGACGTTCCGGTTGGCAATCATACGCCCAAACTGGGTACTGGAAGCGTGGAAAAATCGTCACGATCCTAATTTTTCTGCAACGGTCGAAACCTTTACCAAGCTGCACCGTCTGAAAGCGTTCGAAGGACAGAAGGTGTGCTTTTTCGGTTTTCCGGAAGAGGAACAGCAACACATGATCGATGTGCTCAAGACAAATGGAGGCATTCCAACTGATCTGGAAGACCCTGAATGTTCGCATGTG GTTGTGGACGAGCATGTCGTTCAAGCGAAACCggaaacaaagaacaaaaatacacacatcgTCAAGGCCGATTGGTTCTGGTACACGATCCAGGCAGGCTATGCGAACGAGATCGACTACCTGTTTGCCGAT TATTTGGAAAGTATAGCGCACACACCGGCAGTGGATCGACGCGATTCATTGCCGGTTAGCTTTAACAAGCGCAAGCGGAAACGTCTGTCCCAGCGCACACCGGCGGACGGTAGCTCGACGCCGCTCGGTGTCGGTAAGCGTCGATCGTCCGTGTCCGATGCGGGGCTGCTGTCGGTGTCGGGCAGCTTCCTCGACTGTACCACCAGCCCGGACAAGCatgagagcagcagcagcaagaagaaCGTAATACCCGAAGCGACCAAACCATCGAACGACGCGCCGTCCAAAACGCAATCGATGAGGCACAACCACTTTATGGACTTCTTCCACACGGAATCAAACTATGTCGGCATACTGGATACGATAGTGAAG CTTTTCAAGGAACCGCTAGAGGAGATGGTTGAGACTGAGAATCCGTTGCTAAACAAGTCGGAACTGCGGTCAATTTTTGGCAACTTTTTGCCGATACACGACGTGCACAAGCGGATGCTGGATCGGTTGAAGGCGATACACGGCTGCTGGACGGAGGATGTGCTGATTGGACAGATCGTGCTGGACCATCGGGACGATTTGCTGAAGGCTTACCCGCCGTACGTGAACTTTTTCGAGCAGATGAAGGAAACGCTCGTGCAGTGTGATGCGAGCAATCCGCGGTTTCATGCATTCCTTAAGATTAACCAGGCAAAGCCGGAGTGTGGCCGACAGTCGCTGCAGGATTTGATGATACGCCCGGTGCAGCGGTTGCCCAGCATTAGTTTGCTGCTAAATG ACATATTGAAGCACACCGGCAAAACAAATCCGGACCACAAAAAGCTGGACGATGCGCTGAAAGCGATCAAAGAGGTGATGACGTACATTAACGAGGATAAGCGCAAAACAGAGGGACAGATGgctatgttcgatattttcaATGACATCGACAACTGCCCG CCGCATCTCGTATCATCCCATCGAAGTTTCGTGTCGCGCTGCGAGGTAACGGAACTGTCCGACAATCTCAGTGGTCGCGGTGACCCACTGGTACTGTTTCTGTTCAGCGATACGCTCGAGGTGTGCAAAAAGCGTTCCCGGGTGTTTAACAACGTAAAGTCGCCCAACACCAACACGCTCAATCTGACCCGTTCGTCCTGCGCCACGACGAAACCGTACAAGCACGTGAAGCTGATGCCGCTCAGCACGGTCCAGCTGGTGGTGAACGTGGTCGATAGTCCGCGTGCATTTATGCTGAACTGTCGCGACCTGTCGCAGAACGCGAAGGATCGCCAGTACTCGTTCAACATGGCGGATGAGGAGCAGGATAAGTTAATCTACCTGAAGAGCCTTTCGAAACAGATGGCGGAAAACGCGTGCCGGACGGATGCGGGCCACTTTCTGATCAACAGCACCTCGGACGAGGTGGACATTGATGTGAGCGACATTAATGTGGGCACACTGTCGAAAGCGTTCAAAATTGCTTCCAAAACGCGCATGAAG GTCGGTCGGGTGTTTTCGTTCAACAAAACGCCATCGAAGTTAAAACGTACCGTTTCGACGCTGATGCCGTCACCGTTTGGTAGCACGCAGTCCCTAACGCCCGCCTCCCAGCTGGCACAAATGAAACTGGCAAGCT GA